The sequence TAAAAAAACGGTTCTGGAATTCCAAAATGTAAAACTGCCGGACCTTCCCGTATTAAATCTATCGTTAAATGCAGGAGAAGTTTTAAACATATTGGACCTGGATTCTGCAGAATGCAGAAATATCCTTCCAATTCTGCAGGGAGAATGTGGATTTGAAGCAGGTAAAATTTTATTAAACGGAAAAGAATATTCCTTTCAATCCGTTCACCAGTCCATACGGGATGGCATCGCCTTCATCGAAGCAAGGCCAATGGAAGAAATGCTGTTCGCCGATATGACCGTTTTAGACCACATGACGTTTATGATCCAGCGAAATAAAAAAAAGTTCTTTCTGAGAAAAAAATACAGAAAGATGACACGGTACCTGTTAGATGGAATATTCAGTGAAGAGGAATTGATGAAAAAAACATACTCGGTCAGTGATGAATGCAAACTAAAGCTTTTATATTACCGCTGGATTTTTGTTCGACCGCAGGTCCTGGTATGCATAAAACCATTTTCCTCCGTTGATTTTCAAATGCGTCAGATCACCATTAACCTGCTGAAAGAAGTTTTGAAGTCAGGAATCTCTGTAATCATCATTACGAACCAGATTGCAGAAGCTTACACCATGGAAGGTAAGAATATTACCTTTCACGATGGAGCAATTGCAATGGATTAACTCTTCCAAGCAGAAGTTTGTTGTAAACTTTAACCATAAAAAAGTCTTATTTTAAAAAATAATAAGGCTTTTTTTATTATAAAAAGGCCGATTTCGAAAAATACACCCCCATTTAGCACAAAATATACCATTGTTTCATCCTCTTTTTACTGTTAAAATAACAAACACATATCATTCATTGTACCTATCAAAACTATTGAGAGTAGGAAGGGAGATTAAAAGTAATGAAAAGAAAGATTTTATCCATGCTGTTAGTATCTGCTATACTGGCTTCCGTAACTGGCTGCGGGGAACAAAAGACTGTTTCACAGCCAACTGCAACAGAAAAAACTGCTTCTGGGGATATCACCGTTGGCGTTATTCTGAAAACACTTTCCAGTGAATACTGGGGATATGTTGCGGCAGGTGTTCAAGCGGCCTCCAAAGATTTAGGGGTTAAGGTTGATCTGCAGGGTCCGGCCTCTGAAACAGCTTATGATGAACAGAACAATATGATCGAAACAATGCTCTCCGGCGGTGTAGATGCATTTGTCATCTCCCCCCTTCAATCAGACTCTGTAGCAAGTGTAATCGGAGATGTTAAAATTCCTGTTATAACCGTTGACACTGATGCGGAAATACCAGGAAAAGTTTCCTTCGTGGGAACCGGTAACGACAACGCAGCTTACCAGGGTGGTTTATTCGCAGCTAAAAAAGCCGGAAAAGGTGCAAAAGCAGCTATCATCGGAGGCGTTGAGGGCAATGCCACCAGCGATGCCCGTCAGGCAGGATATATAAAAGCTCTGGAAGAAAATGGTGTGGAGGTTGTTTCCATACAGTATGCCCAATCCAATCCGGATACGGCTGCAAATGTAATGGAAAATATCATAACCGCTCAGAACGGAGATATTCAGATCGTCTGCTGCCACAACGATGATACGGCTGCAGGCGCATCCAATGCCGTAAAACAGCTTGGTTTAAAGGACGTCATTATCGTTGGCTTCGACGGCAACCAAAGCGGTGTCCAGAATATCATTGACGGCAACATCACTGCCACCTGCGCACAGGCTGCTTATACCATGGGCTATCAGGCGGTTGAAACAGCCCTTAAGGCAATAAAGGGAGAAACCGTTGAAACATTCGTAGATACTGGCTGTGAAGTCATTACAG is a genomic window of Lacrimispora sphenoides containing:
- a CDS encoding sugar ABC transporter substrate-binding protein encodes the protein MKRKILSMLLVSAILASVTGCGEQKTVSQPTATEKTASGDITVGVILKTLSSEYWGYVAAGVQAASKDLGVKVDLQGPASETAYDEQNNMIETMLSGGVDAFVISPLQSDSVASVIGDVKIPVITVDTDAEIPGKVSFVGTGNDNAAYQGGLFAAKKAGKGAKAAIIGGVEGNATSDARQAGYIKALEENGVEVVSIQYAQSNPDTAANVMENIITAQNGDIQIVCCHNDDTAAGASNAVKQLGLKDVIIVGFDGNQSGVQNIIDGNITATCAQAAYTMGYQAVETALKAIKGETVETFVDTGCEVITADNAEEYLTTLKGYLK